In Synechococcus sp. PCC 6312, one genomic interval encodes:
- a CDS encoding ATP-binding protein, with protein MPPRTLPSPRLVPFQKTSTSSVTTLNSNGIHLGTNTHWNYNDLPNGHVAIIGASGSGKTQTLKAIAWELFKKQECQIIIVDFHGDQYLPHEKHIPLHANSEYGINPLMLNLDPEGGGPKIQAITVGQILKRNLQIGPNQEGLILDVLGELYARFGIKSVETWRNEPPNFSHVQNELEQRCRDGCKESQKLKLKLAATFTYGIFNRTNMPFNHPLIRVDMQKLPPEIGAIAAESLAKQLMDNHRLYGEAATPRTFIFIDEAKELSKSPALDRIVCDGRKYGLNLVVASQSERHLSPDVLSNTATKIVLPVDQVEVEKVAKKFRFAATRVSALKPLQALVRFGNDAKQTDIIPYYQRAEQHSHDVIPIEPTLLPLAE; from the coding sequence ATGCCCCCCCGTACTTTGCCAAGCCCACGCTTAGTCCCCTTTCAAAAAACGTCAACATCATCAGTGACAACCCTCAATAGCAATGGCATCCATTTGGGTACAAACACCCACTGGAACTACAACGACTTACCCAATGGCCATGTTGCAATTATTGGAGCCAGTGGCAGTGGCAAAACGCAGACGCTCAAAGCAATCGCTTGGGAGCTTTTCAAAAAGCAAGAATGCCAAATCATCATTGTTGATTTTCATGGCGACCAGTACCTACCCCATGAGAAACATATCCCGCTCCATGCCAACAGTGAGTACGGCATTAACCCACTGATGCTCAACCTTGACCCGGAAGGCGGCGGCCCTAAAATCCAAGCTATTACGGTCGGTCAAATCCTGAAACGTAACCTACAGATTGGCCCAAACCAGGAAGGTCTAATCCTTGATGTTCTAGGGGAACTCTATGCCCGATTCGGAATCAAAAGTGTCGAAACCTGGCGGAATGAACCACCCAACTTCAGCCATGTCCAAAACGAACTGGAGCAACGCTGCAGGGATGGTTGCAAAGAGTCGCAGAAGCTGAAGCTAAAGTTAGCGGCTACCTTCACTTATGGCATTTTCAATCGGACTAATATGCCATTTAACCATCCACTCATTCGGGTAGATATGCAGAAACTACCCCCAGAAATCGGGGCGATTGCCGCCGAAAGTCTGGCCAAGCAACTGATGGATAACCATCGCCTCTATGGTGAAGCTGCTACCCCTAGAACATTCATCTTCATTGATGAAGCCAAGGAACTCAGTAAGTCTCCTGCCCTGGATCGGATTGTCTGTGACGGGCGTAAGTACGGCCTGAATCTTGTCGTAGCTAGTCAGTCGGAGCGTCACCTTAGCCCAGACGTTCTCAGTAATACAGCCACCAAGATTGTCTTGCCTGTGGATCAGGTCGAGGTTGAGAAGGTAGCCAAAAAGTTTCGCTTTGCCGCTACGAGAGTCTCAGCCCTCAAGCCCCTGCAAGCCCTTGTCCGCTTTGGGAATGATGCGAAACAGACCGACATTATTCCTTACTACCAACGGGCAGAGCAACATTCCCATGACGTTATCCCAATCGAACCCACTCTCTTACCATTGGCAGAGTAA
- a CDS encoding metal-dependent hydrolase — translation MKSITHAVLAATSVAGILGSSNPIILLTAAVASQLPDVDTSKSLTGRILFPISMTLERQFPHRSVTHSFIATAIVAVILSPVLLINGTVYAALMIGYFMGWFGDVFTKTGVAAFYPSQARLVIPGNPHLRLGTNSVAEAFVFAFILSIGILILNINSQGGIVMAFNQFLGLPEGVIEEVNSKGQNNILYVEISGKDEATQQNIRDKFEVVQALTGSDLLVQSEGGILYRAGRSQNAQIKIGSIRLQRGPAVTSESKQVQLEEQPISDLNLDQYPKRTYLTGTVAVADSESLNLIPLIDRYNPVTFQPTRDNTGILRLKSARPQDVANISADVTGNILIRTVVPKE, via the coding sequence ATGAAGTCCATCACTCACGCCGTACTCGCTGCCACATCAGTCGCAGGGATATTGGGAAGTAGTAACCCAATCATCCTGTTAACGGCAGCAGTCGCTTCACAACTCCCTGATGTGGATACCAGTAAATCATTGACAGGTCGCATCTTGTTCCCAATCAGCATGACCTTAGAACGTCAGTTCCCGCATCGCTCTGTCACTCATAGCTTTATCGCAACCGCAATCGTGGCCGTCATCCTTAGCCCCGTCCTTCTGATCAACGGCACAGTCTATGCAGCCTTAATGATTGGATACTTCATGGGCTGGTTTGGTGATGTCTTCACTAAGACTGGAGTGGCCGCCTTCTATCCCAGTCAAGCCAGACTGGTGATCCCAGGCAACCCGCACTTACGCCTGGGAACAAACTCAGTTGCCGAAGCATTTGTCTTTGCCTTTATCTTGTCCATCGGGATACTGATCCTCAACATCAACTCCCAAGGCGGTATCGTCATGGCCTTTAACCAGTTCCTCGGACTACCGGAAGGCGTGATCGAAGAAGTCAACTCCAAAGGACAGAACAATATCCTCTATGTCGAAATTTCTGGGAAGGATGAAGCTACTCAGCAAAATATCAGAGACAAGTTTGAAGTTGTCCAAGCTCTAACGGGTAGCGACCTACTGGTACAAAGTGAGGGCGGTATCCTTTACCGAGCCGGACGGTCTCAAAACGCCCAAATCAAAATCGGCAGTATCCGGCTCCAACGTGGCCCAGCCGTGACCAGTGAAAGCAAACAAGTTCAACTGGAAGAACAACCTATCTCAGACCTCAACTTAGACCAGTATCCAAAACGGACTTACCTGACCGGGACGGTTGCAGTCGCCGATAGCGAGAGCCTAAACTTAATCCCGTTGATCGACCGATATAATCCGGTCACGTTTCAACCCACCAGGGATAACACAGGCATCCTCAGATTGAAATCTGCTAGACCGCAAGATGTGGCCAACATCAGTGCAGATGTAACTGGCAATATTCTCATCCGTACTGTTGTTCCCAAGGAGTAA
- a CDS encoding ATP-binding protein encodes MAKSIRRHIKNLKDGTRRLYTYAVDQVTGESESLGAVNITSEESLPSRLYRRSIFDHIVASLKADSSLLVVSEVGVGKSYLAESVHKQLTDEGFRCCLITPNTVRVNMMEIAETLGIDTYNLEGKRMNIQELQDAVLQWLQDNLAFLIFDDAHKIAATFRYWLERLHKKNQHILLFATHPPPKDIFIRLPRIELPPLENKWIRQIMYETAQDLGIDLDPAKVAELQERCGGNPMLAKRVVKEEYLGLDDLSPDHTQWIDGTPFLIAVMLCFVIVRFIGLGFNSTSLYLMGGILTVTVGVVRLLVTAMPRKSRHLGR; translated from the coding sequence GTGGCAAAATCTATCAGACGACACATTAAAAACCTCAAAGACGGTACCAGGCGACTCTATACCTACGCCGTTGACCAAGTAACGGGCGAGTCCGAGTCACTTGGAGCCGTAAATATCACATCAGAAGAATCCCTTCCTAGCCGTCTGTATAGACGATCAATTTTCGATCACATCGTTGCGTCACTAAAAGCAGACAGCAGCCTCCTGGTCGTCAGCGAAGTTGGAGTCGGAAAGAGCTACCTAGCCGAAAGTGTCCACAAGCAATTAACCGATGAAGGCTTCCGTTGTTGCCTCATTACCCCCAATACCGTCAGGGTCAACATGATGGAAATCGCTGAAACGCTCGGGATAGATACCTACAACTTGGAAGGGAAACGGATGAACATCCAAGAACTACAGGATGCCGTTCTTCAGTGGTTGCAAGATAACCTGGCCTTCCTCATCTTTGATGACGCTCATAAAATAGCCGCCACATTCCGGTACTGGCTTGAACGGTTACACAAGAAGAATCAGCATATCCTCCTGTTCGCCACCCACCCGCCGCCCAAAGACATTTTCATTCGGCTACCCCGAATCGAACTGCCACCGCTCGAAAATAAGTGGATTCGGCAAATCATGTATGAAACCGCCCAAGACCTTGGCATTGACTTAGACCCTGCCAAGGTCGCTGAACTTCAAGAACGATGTGGCGGTAATCCGATGTTGGCCAAGCGAGTCGTCAAGGAAGAATATCTCGGTCTGGATGACCTATCGCCCGACCATACGCAATGGATAGACGGGACTCCATTCCTGATAGCTGTCATGCTGTGCTTTGTCATTGTCCGCTTCATCGGCCTTGGCTTTAATAGCACCAGCCTTTACCTCATGGGCGGCATCCTCACCGTTACAGTCGGTGTCGTGAGACTGCTTGTGACCGCTATGCCAAGAAAATCAAGACACTTGGGGCGATGA